A single window of Chitinophaga sp. XS-30 DNA harbors:
- a CDS encoding RagB/SusD family nutrient uptake outer membrane protein — protein MNKLKKIHLYIAVVTSVITVSACTKLKDQPYSAIISTEFNPTQEDIAALVGAGYSQWRFVLLDWNGLWRAQEVTGDQLVIPKRPWGWFDDGVYQRLHKHTWTTDDDVVNQTWGRTYAGITNCNRILYQIESGLIPITDGKEATIAELKVLRASYYAILCDFYGNVPIVTQFDLPAGFLPEQNTRLEVYNFIVSELVENIPLLNTENNAATYGKFNKWAGFTLLAKMYLNAGVYTGTPEWAKCIAACDSVINSGAGYILEPAQKNVFVTENQNSKEIILAIPMDEDYTNNWNAFDLHMQTLQQENQATYNLRNTPWGGICAIPQFINTFDQSDARYENNWIKGQQYTSAGQMLYVAQGDFTGAPLAFVNELPGLEKGESVHGFRLNKFEIKPGSTNRLSNDYPLFRYAEVLMMKAEALLRNGQPDAAATIVTEVRQRNFTSDPAKAVVTGAQLMMGSSYAYGLKDEVNNQFTNEGGADIQYGRFLDELGWEFDQEGHRRTDMIRFGAFTKKSWLSHAATNNINRTLFPIPRTEIEKNSNLEQNQGY, from the coding sequence ATGAACAAGCTCAAAAAAATCCATCTATATATAGCCGTAGTCACCTCCGTTATTACGGTATCTGCCTGTACAAAGCTGAAAGACCAGCCATATTCCGCTATCATATCCACCGAATTCAATCCCACCCAGGAGGATATCGCGGCATTGGTAGGTGCGGGATATTCGCAATGGCGTTTTGTGCTGCTGGACTGGAATGGCCTGTGGCGCGCCCAGGAAGTTACGGGCGATCAGCTGGTGATCCCCAAGCGCCCCTGGGGATGGTTTGATGATGGTGTTTACCAGCGGTTGCACAAACATACCTGGACTACCGATGATGATGTGGTGAATCAAACCTGGGGCAGAACATACGCAGGCATCACGAACTGCAACAGGATACTCTACCAGATAGAATCCGGCCTGATCCCGATCACCGACGGCAAGGAAGCCACTATCGCGGAGCTGAAAGTGCTCCGGGCTTCCTATTATGCCATATTGTGCGACTTCTACGGGAATGTTCCCATCGTTACGCAGTTTGATCTGCCGGCCGGTTTTCTGCCTGAACAAAATACCCGCCTGGAAGTCTATAATTTCATCGTCAGTGAACTGGTTGAAAACATCCCTTTACTGAACACTGAAAACAACGCGGCCACCTACGGGAAATTCAATAAATGGGCCGGGTTCACGCTGCTGGCCAAAATGTACCTGAACGCCGGCGTTTATACCGGAACACCGGAATGGGCCAAATGTATCGCCGCCTGCGACAGTGTGATCAATTCAGGTGCGGGATATATACTGGAGCCCGCTCAGAAAAATGTATTTGTAACAGAAAATCAAAATTCAAAGGAGATCATTCTGGCTATACCCATGGATGAAGATTATACCAATAACTGGAATGCCTTCGACCTGCATATGCAAACACTGCAGCAGGAGAACCAGGCAACGTACAATCTCAGGAACACGCCTTGGGGAGGCATCTGCGCCATTCCGCAATTCATCAATACATTTGATCAAAGCGATGCACGGTACGAGAACAACTGGATAAAAGGCCAGCAATACACTTCCGCCGGCCAGATGTTATACGTGGCGCAGGGAGACTTCACCGGTGCTCCGCTGGCCTTTGTCAATGAATTGCCGGGGCTTGAAAAGGGAGAATCCGTTCACGGCTTTCGCCTGAACAAATTTGAAATAAAACCGGGTTCCACGAACCGGCTGAGCAATGACTATCCCCTCTTCCGTTATGCGGAGGTGCTGATGATGAAAGCAGAAGCCCTCCTTCGCAACGGCCAACCCGATGCCGCCGCTACCATCGTTACCGAGGTGAGGCAGCGGAACTTTACCTCCGACCCCGCAAAAGCCGTTGTTACCGGCGCGCAGCTGATGATGGGCAGCTCATATGCCTATGGCTTGAAGGACGAGGTAAATAACCAGTTCACCAATGAAGGCGGCGCCGATATTCAATACGGAAGGTTTCTGGATGAGCTGGGATGGGAATTTGACCAGGAAGGGCACCGGCGGACGGATATGATCCGGTTCGGAGCGTTCACTAAAAAATCATGGCTGTCGCATGCAGCCACCAACAATATTAACAGGACCTTGTTCCCGATACCCAGAACAGAAATAGAGAAGAACAGCAACCTGGAACAGAACCAGGGTTATTAA
- a CDS encoding glycoside hydrolase family 27 protein, with the protein MLNKSTLPVLLLFFCCLTAQAQSAKDFHTWAATPPMGWNSWDCFGPTVTEAEVKANADYMAEHLKAYGWNYIVVDIRWYVQNDKAHGYNEKDPAYVIDEYGRFLPAENRFPSAAGGKGFKLLADYIHSKGLKFGIHIMRGIPVEAVRRNLPVKGTGVTAGDIYSEKDQCRWLKDMYTIVPGKTGAQEYYNSLFELYASWGLDFVKVDDLSSPIYFEQEVEMIRKAIDRTGRKIVLSTSPGETPIAHAAHVQQHANMWRTVGDFWDNWKQLKEHFAVFERWNKWRAPGAYPDGDMLPLGHIGIRAERGDPRMAAFTKDEHYTLMTLWCIFKSPLMFGGHLPDNDPFTLSLLTNRNVLKVLHESTNNKPLFRDEEKAAWVAEERGTGARYLAVFNLAEQQAPVPVDLEALGFASSCEVTDLWSGKALGKFSGAFSPAINPHGAGLYRITGL; encoded by the coding sequence ATGTTGAACAAAAGCACACTTCCCGTTTTATTACTTTTTTTCTGCTGCCTTACCGCACAGGCACAATCCGCAAAAGACTTCCATACCTGGGCGGCAACACCGCCCATGGGCTGGAACAGCTGGGACTGCTTCGGGCCCACCGTCACGGAAGCAGAAGTGAAAGCCAATGCGGATTACATGGCCGAACATCTGAAAGCCTACGGCTGGAACTATATTGTAGTGGATATCCGCTGGTATGTGCAGAACGATAAAGCGCACGGTTATAATGAAAAGGACCCGGCCTACGTGATCGACGAATACGGCAGGTTCCTGCCTGCCGAAAACCGCTTCCCTTCCGCCGCAGGCGGCAAGGGCTTCAAGCTGCTGGCGGATTACATCCACAGCAAAGGCCTGAAATTCGGCATCCACATCATGCGGGGCATTCCCGTGGAAGCGGTCCGCCGCAACCTGCCGGTGAAAGGCACGGGCGTAACGGCCGGGGACATCTATTCGGAAAAGGACCAATGCCGCTGGCTGAAGGATATGTACACCATCGTTCCCGGCAAAACGGGCGCTCAGGAGTACTACAATTCCCTGTTTGAGCTATACGCCTCCTGGGGCCTCGATTTTGTGAAAGTGGACGATCTGTCCTCCCCCATCTATTTTGAGCAGGAAGTGGAAATGATCCGCAAAGCCATAGACCGTACCGGGCGCAAGATCGTGCTGAGCACCTCGCCCGGTGAAACGCCCATCGCCCATGCAGCGCATGTGCAGCAACACGCCAACATGTGGCGCACGGTAGGCGATTTCTGGGACAACTGGAAGCAGTTGAAGGAACATTTTGCCGTATTCGAGCGCTGGAACAAATGGCGCGCGCCCGGCGCCTATCCAGATGGGGACATGCTCCCGCTCGGCCACATCGGCATCAGGGCGGAAAGAGGGGATCCCCGCATGGCGGCATTCACAAAAGATGAGCATTATACGCTCATGACCCTCTGGTGCATTTTCAAATCACCCCTGATGTTCGGCGGCCACCTGCCGGACAACGATCCGTTCACCCTGTCGTTGCTTACGAACAGGAATGTGCTGAAAGTATTGCATGAAAGCACGAACAATAAACCGCTATTCCGGGATGAGGAGAAAGCAGCGTGGGTAGCAGAAGAACGCGGCACCGGCGCCCGGTACCTGGCGGTTTTTAATCTCGCGGAGCAGCAGGCCCCGGTCCCGGTAGATCTTGAAGCGTTGGGATTTGCATCATCCTGTGAGGTCACGGACCTCTGGTCAGGGAAAGCACTGGGTAAATTTTCAGGAGCGTTTTCTCCGGCCATCAACCCGCACGGAGCTGGTTTGTACAGGATAACGGGCCTTTAG
- a CDS encoding esterase family protein, which yields MLPRKESFGQYSLFLQREVGFDVYLPANTRETPHLLLINDGQELEQIGFPAMLEHLQDTTHPSLWVVAIHAGPQRLQEYGTAKHVDYQGRGCKAGLYTRFVVRELLPFLQQRYHQSFPDKTFAGFSMGGLSALDIVWNNPQHFRKAGVFSGSLWWRSSNDDNHHRIMHRQVKEGRFNPDLRFFFEAGTEDERSDRNDAVLDTEELLTLLEEKGYEKGKHIQYTLVEGGKHDLATWAGVMPNFLEWVVKA from the coding sequence ATGCTTCCCAGAAAAGAATCCTTTGGTCAATACTCCCTCTTCCTGCAAAGGGAAGTAGGCTTCGATGTCTATCTGCCGGCGAATACACGGGAGACCCCGCATTTATTGCTGATCAATGACGGGCAGGAACTGGAACAGATCGGGTTTCCGGCGATGCTGGAGCATTTGCAGGATACCACGCATCCTTCGCTCTGGGTGGTGGCTATTCATGCCGGGCCGCAGCGGCTGCAGGAGTATGGTACGGCAAAGCATGTGGATTACCAGGGCAGAGGCTGTAAAGCTGGGCTGTACACGCGTTTTGTCGTAAGGGAATTGCTGCCTTTTTTGCAGCAGCGCTACCACCAGTCGTTCCCGGACAAGACCTTCGCGGGTTTTTCGATGGGCGGCTTATCCGCGCTGGATATTGTGTGGAACAATCCCCAGCATTTCCGGAAAGCCGGGGTGTTCTCCGGTTCCCTCTGGTGGCGTTCTTCGAATGACGACAATCATCACCGCATCATGCACCGCCAGGTAAAGGAAGGGCGTTTCAACCCTGATCTCCGGTTCTTTTTCGAAGCAGGTACGGAAGATGAAAGATCAGACCGGAATGATGCTGTGCTGGATACGGAGGAGCTGTTGACATTACTGGAGGAAAAAGGGTATGAAAAGGGCAAACATATTCAATACACCCTGGTGGAAGGAGGGAAGCACGACCTGGCCACATGGGCAGGCGTGATGCCCAACTTCCTGGAATGGGTGGTAAAAGCCTGA
- a CDS encoding esterase family protein, with product MTENYYTWHSPHTGRNFDMLVFGDRGYPLILFPTSMGRYYESKDRGLIDAIRWFVEQGHVKVYCPDGMDIDSWYNRQAPPAERALNHLLYDAVIFHEVLPRAAEETGFERVAVAGCSFGGYHAANFAFRHPEKVSYLFSLSGLFDIRSRTDGHYDDNVYFNNPMDFMPDNPHPDLWRMGIVLGVAERDVCLGQNEQFSGILRNKQISHWLDIRPDTVHDWPVWKQMLPHYLSLIK from the coding sequence TTGACAGAAAACTACTATACATGGCATTCTCCTCATACCGGCCGGAATTTTGACATGCTGGTCTTCGGCGACCGCGGCTACCCCCTCATCCTTTTCCCCACCTCCATGGGCAGATATTACGAAAGCAAAGACCGCGGGCTGATCGATGCCATCCGCTGGTTTGTGGAACAGGGCCATGTAAAAGTGTACTGTCCCGATGGCATGGACATCGACAGCTGGTACAACCGCCAGGCGCCCCCGGCAGAACGCGCATTGAACCATTTGTTATACGACGCCGTTATCTTTCATGAGGTACTGCCCCGTGCAGCGGAAGAAACAGGTTTTGAAAGAGTGGCCGTAGCCGGATGCAGTTTCGGCGGCTATCACGCGGCCAACTTCGCTTTCCGGCATCCGGAAAAAGTATCGTACCTCTTTTCCCTGAGCGGGCTGTTCGACATCCGGTCCAGAACAGACGGGCATTACGATGACAACGTCTATTTCAACAATCCTATGGATTTCATGCCGGACAATCCGCATCCGGACCTCTGGAGAATGGGCATTGTACTGGGTGTGGCGGAACGGGATGTCTGCCTCGGGCAGAATGAACAGTTCTCCGGCATCCTCCGGAACAAGCAGATCAGCCACTGGCTTGACATAAGACCGGATACGGTACACGACTGGCCCGTCTGGAAACAGATGTTGCCGCACTACTTGTCGCTGATAAAATGA
- a CDS encoding RimK family alpha-L-glutamate ligase, producing MKKIGILFGQENSFPQAFTERVNRTCGPGLTAEFVMIDKALQGEPEDYAVIIDRISQDVPFYRAWLKNAALEGTAVINNPFWWSADEKYFNNALAQHLDIPVPRTALLPSFEQPPDTDARSFRNLRYPLDWEAIFSRIGFPAYMKPFAGGGWKNVYRVQDREEFFRIHAETQLEVMMLQEEIVFEEYYRCYCIGGKHVRIMPYEPRNPQADRYKAGFQPTRELISAMEHSVLELNRALGYDFNTVELAVRNGVPYAIDFCNPAPDADAASVGADNFEWVTDTLAAYAIERAKTQQFGKDNLTWGTFIRKAAHQH from the coding sequence ATGAAGAAGATCGGTATTTTATTCGGACAGGAAAACTCCTTTCCCCAGGCCTTTACGGAGCGCGTCAACCGCACCTGCGGCCCGGGGCTGACCGCTGAATTTGTAATGATCGACAAAGCCCTGCAGGGAGAACCGGAAGACTACGCCGTGATCATCGACCGTATCTCGCAGGATGTGCCATTCTACCGTGCCTGGCTGAAGAACGCCGCCCTGGAAGGCACCGCGGTGATCAACAACCCTTTCTGGTGGAGCGCGGACGAGAAATATTTCAATAATGCGCTGGCTCAGCATCTTGACATACCGGTGCCCCGGACGGCATTACTGCCCTCCTTCGAACAGCCGCCCGATACCGATGCCCGTTCTTTCCGTAATCTGCGTTATCCGCTGGACTGGGAAGCCATCTTCTCCAGGATCGGGTTCCCGGCCTATATGAAACCCTTTGCCGGTGGCGGATGGAAAAACGTTTACCGGGTACAGGACCGGGAAGAATTCTTCAGGATACACGCAGAAACGCAATTGGAGGTGATGATGCTGCAGGAAGAGATCGTTTTTGAGGAATACTACCGCTGCTACTGCATCGGCGGCAAACACGTCCGCATTATGCCCTACGAGCCGCGTAACCCGCAGGCAGACCGCTACAAGGCCGGTTTCCAGCCCACCAGGGAGCTGATCTCCGCCATGGAACATTCCGTACTGGAGCTCAACCGGGCATTGGGGTACGACTTCAATACCGTGGAGCTGGCCGTCCGCAACGGCGTTCCCTATGCTATCGACTTCTGCAATCCGGCCCCGGATGCGGATGCCGCCTCCGTAGGCGCCGATAATTTCGAATGGGTGACAGACACCCTGGCCGCCTATGCCATCGAACGCGCCAAAACACAGCAGTTCGGGAAAGACAACCTGACCTGGGGCACCTTCATCCGGAAAGCAGCACACCAACATTGA
- a CDS encoding carboxylate-amine ligase, whose protein sequence is MNFSAFTLGIEEEYMVMDPQTRELRSHEQKIVEQAQKVIKDKVKAEMHQAVVEVGTQICSNIHEAYDDVMLLRKTIFQIAGELGFSVGAAGTHPFSKWEKQLITDHPRYFELVNEMQDAARSNLIFGLHVHVGMENREMALHIANSVRYFLPHIFALSTNSPFWEGRNTGFKSFRTKVFDKFPRTGIPDYFASIEEYDNYIKLLVKTNCIDNAKKVWWDLRVHPFFNTVEFRICDVPLTVQETITLAALFQAVCVKIYKLRMQNLNFIIYNRALVNENKWRASRYGIDGNLIDFGKEMEVNTRALIYELLDFVDDVLDDLGSRAAAVGGTDRILAGGTGADLQLQVFSEKEDLVAVVDYIQSRFLEQ, encoded by the coding sequence ATGAATTTCTCAGCCTTTACGCTCGGTATCGAAGAAGAATATATGGTGATGGACCCGCAAACGCGGGAACTGCGCTCCCATGAGCAGAAAATCGTAGAGCAGGCGCAGAAAGTGATCAAAGACAAGGTGAAAGCCGAAATGCACCAGGCCGTTGTGGAAGTGGGCACACAGATCTGCAGCAATATACACGAAGCCTATGACGATGTGATGTTGCTGCGCAAGACCATTTTCCAGATAGCCGGTGAACTGGGCTTCAGCGTCGGGGCCGCCGGCACCCATCCTTTCTCCAAATGGGAGAAACAGCTTATTACCGACCATCCCCGGTACTTTGAACTGGTCAACGAAATGCAGGACGCCGCCCGGTCCAATCTCATTTTTGGCCTGCATGTGCATGTAGGCATGGAGAACCGGGAAATGGCGCTGCACATCGCCAACAGCGTCCGTTATTTCCTTCCCCACATCTTCGCCTTGAGCACCAATTCCCCCTTCTGGGAAGGGCGCAACACGGGCTTCAAGTCCTTCCGCACCAAAGTCTTCGATAAATTTCCCCGCACCGGCATCCCGGACTATTTTGCCAGCATCGAGGAATATGACAACTACATCAAACTATTGGTAAAGACCAATTGTATAGACAATGCCAAGAAGGTCTGGTGGGACCTCCGGGTACATCCCTTTTTCAATACCGTGGAATTCCGCATCTGCGATGTACCGCTGACCGTGCAGGAAACCATCACCCTTGCCGCGCTTTTCCAGGCGGTATGCGTGAAGATCTACAAGCTGCGCATGCAGAATCTCAACTTCATTATCTATAACCGCGCGCTGGTCAATGAAAATAAATGGCGCGCTTCGCGGTACGGCATAGACGGGAACCTGATCGATTTCGGGAAGGAAATGGAAGTGAATACCCGCGCCCTTATCTATGAACTGCTGGATTTTGTGGACGATGTGCTGGACGACCTCGGTTCCCGCGCCGCTGCGGTGGGCGGAACAGACAGGATACTGGCCGGAGGCACCGGAGCGGACCTGCAGCTGCAGGTGTTCTCCGAAAAAGAAGACCTCGTGGCCGTGGTCGATTACATACAATCGAGATTCCTGGAACAATGA
- a CDS encoding type 1 glutamine amidotransferase, translating into MKVAVLDMYEGVPNEGMRCIRELLMDFAEQQQIPLQLNEFDVRLQQQVPDLGYDVYISTGGPGSPLESAGNAWEEAYFGWLNDLLAWNHVPGNRKKYVFLICHSFQIVCRYFAVARVCKRRSPAFGVFPVHKTAAGEEEPLFNGLPDPFHIVDSRNWQVLQPDEEKLAAMGASVLAIEKERPHVPLERATMAIRFNPYMTGTQFHPEADAGGMRKYLMVPAKKQRVIQEHGEEKYRNMLELLTEPDKILLTHNTLLPNFLQDALQQQLQQYT; encoded by the coding sequence ATGAAAGTAGCTGTGCTAGACATGTACGAAGGCGTACCGAATGAGGGTATGCGCTGTATCCGCGAACTGCTGATGGACTTTGCGGAACAACAGCAGATACCGCTGCAACTGAATGAATTTGATGTACGCCTCCAGCAGCAGGTGCCGGACCTGGGGTATGATGTATATATCTCCACCGGCGGGCCGGGCAGTCCCCTTGAAAGCGCCGGCAATGCCTGGGAAGAAGCCTATTTCGGCTGGCTGAACGATCTGCTGGCCTGGAACCATGTACCGGGCAACCGCAAAAAATACGTCTTCCTCATCTGCCATTCCTTCCAGATCGTCTGCCGCTATTTCGCCGTAGCCAGGGTCTGCAAACGCAGATCTCCCGCATTCGGCGTGTTCCCCGTGCATAAAACGGCCGCCGGAGAAGAGGAACCGCTGTTCAACGGCCTTCCTGACCCTTTTCATATTGTGGACAGCCGCAACTGGCAGGTGCTGCAGCCGGATGAGGAGAAACTGGCCGCCATGGGCGCCAGTGTGCTCGCTATCGAAAAGGAAAGGCCCCATGTGCCACTCGAAAGGGCCACCATGGCCATCCGTTTCAATCCATATATGACCGGCACCCAGTTTCACCCGGAAGCCGATGCCGGGGGGATGCGCAAATACCTGATGGTACCCGCCAAAAAACAACGGGTGATACAGGAACACGGCGAAGAAAAATACCGGAACATGCTGGAACTGCTCACGGAACCGGACAAAATACTGCTGACCCATAATACCCTGTTGCCCAATTTCCTGCAGGACGCCCTGCAGCAGCAATTGCAACAGTACACTTAA
- a CDS encoding RidA family protein produces MQRLNISSGAPWEAKVGYSRAVRIGNVVEVSGTVSVDGDKIIGINNAYEQTKHALAKIEAALVKAGASLHDVVRTRMFVTDISKWEEIGRAHGEFFQAIRPATTMVEVRSLIEPGLLVEIEATAIVGGAAK; encoded by the coding sequence ATGCAACGTCTCAACATCAGTTCAGGCGCCCCCTGGGAAGCCAAAGTAGGATACTCCCGCGCGGTACGGATCGGCAATGTGGTGGAAGTTTCCGGCACTGTTTCCGTGGATGGCGACAAGATCATCGGCATCAATAACGCCTATGAACAAACGAAACATGCGCTTGCGAAGATCGAAGCGGCGCTGGTAAAAGCCGGTGCTTCACTGCATGATGTAGTGCGTACGCGGATGTTCGTCACAGACATTTCAAAATGGGAAGAGATCGGCCGTGCACATGGCGAGTTTTTTCAGGCCATCCGCCCGGCGACCACCATGGTAGAGGTCAGGAGCCTGATAGAGCCTGGTCTGCTGGTGGAAATAGAAGCCACGGCCATCGTAGGGGGCGCAGCGAAATAG
- a CDS encoding rhodanese-like domain-containing protein produces MENITAEELKKRLDSGEELHIVDVREPHEREEFNIGGIHLPLGDIRAMQVDELEAFRDKELIVYCKSGNRSGQACMLLDTMGFTNTKNLVGGMTNWREQFPG; encoded by the coding sequence ATGGAAAATATCACCGCGGAAGAACTGAAAAAACGCCTGGATAGCGGCGAAGAACTGCATATCGTAGATGTTCGCGAACCGCATGAAAGGGAAGAATTTAATATCGGCGGCATCCATCTGCCACTCGGTGACATCCGGGCCATGCAGGTGGATGAACTGGAAGCATTCCGGGATAAGGAACTGATCGTGTATTGCAAAAGCGGCAACCGCAGCGGTCAGGCCTGTATGTTGCTGGATACGATGGGTTTCACCAACACGAAGAACCTTGTGGGCGGCATGACGAACTGGAGAGAACAGTTCCCCGGATAA
- a CDS encoding PASTA domain-containing protein — MKLFDKVTRRSFGFNVLVILGLAVVLGFLFFFSLGFLTRHGEVVTVPDIRGKSIEAATATLEGLGFGVEVRDSVYIDTMQALLVYEQTPERGDVVKVNRTVYLTVNKVVPPMVPMPDLEGLTFRSAEMTLKARRLNVGDTIYKPDFATNTVLQQLLNGKPIKAGKEIPEGSNITLVLSSGTGSMENPVPEIVGLTYMEAREVLAASNLNIGIVLFDGGVTDTLGAFVFKQMPARRNTLGELNLIRAGEGIDLWLSAERPVRDSTGLPQPAPAPGE, encoded by the coding sequence ATGAAATTATTCGACAAAGTCACCAGGCGTTCTTTTGGGTTTAACGTGCTGGTAATCCTGGGGTTAGCGGTGGTGCTGGGTTTTCTTTTCTTTTTTTCGCTGGGTTTTCTCACCCGCCACGGAGAAGTGGTAACGGTGCCTGACATCAGGGGCAAATCCATCGAAGCGGCTACTGCAACACTGGAAGGCCTTGGGTTTGGTGTGGAAGTGCGGGATTCCGTGTATATCGATACCATGCAGGCGCTGCTGGTATATGAGCAAACGCCGGAGCGGGGAGATGTGGTGAAAGTGAACCGGACCGTCTACCTTACCGTGAATAAAGTGGTGCCACCGATGGTGCCGATGCCTGACCTGGAGGGGCTGACCTTCCGCAGTGCGGAAATGACGCTGAAAGCCCGACGCCTGAATGTGGGGGATACTATTTACAAACCGGATTTTGCGACCAATACCGTTTTGCAGCAGCTGCTCAATGGCAAGCCTATCAAGGCCGGCAAGGAGATTCCCGAAGGCAGTAATATTACACTGGTGCTGAGCAGCGGAACAGGCAGTATGGAGAACCCGGTGCCGGAGATCGTAGGGTTGACCTATATGGAGGCCCGGGAAGTGCTGGCTGCCAGCAATCTCAATATCGGCATTGTATTGTTCGATGGCGGAGTGACGGACACCCTGGGCGCTTTTGTGTTCAAGCAGATGCCCGCTCGCAGGAATACGCTGGGTGAACTGAACCTGATCCGCGCCGGGGAGGGTATTGACCTCTGGTTGTCGGCTGAAAGGCCGGTAAGGGACAGCACGGGGTTGCCGCAACCGGCACCTGCTCCCGGAGAATGA
- a CDS encoding D-alanine--D-alanine ligase, giving the protein MTKNIALVAGGYSGEYVISVGSAAVIEKNIDPALYTVYKIVITKEGWRYTAADGGVYEVDKNDFSLTIAGKHITFDAVFIGIHGTPGEDGRLQGYFEMLDIPYTSCGLVASALTFNKSYCNKVVAALDVVKVSRSIHIFRNKPYDTAEILQKLRLPVFVKPAEGGSSIGMSKVAKAEELEPAIQKAFAEDSQVLIEEFIKGTEVTCGLFFAQGEMHVLPLTEIRSTKDFFDFEAKYTPGISQEITPAEIPETAAELIRTAAKELYHRLNCRGIVRADFILEEGTGEVYFLEVNTMPGQSENSIVPQQVRAAGMTLQAFYGMLIEECLT; this is encoded by the coding sequence ATGACTAAAAATATTGCCCTGGTAGCCGGCGGGTATTCCGGTGAATATGTGATCTCTGTGGGGAGCGCCGCCGTGATCGAAAAGAATATCGATCCGGCCCTTTACACGGTGTACAAGATCGTGATCACCAAGGAAGGCTGGCGTTATACGGCCGCGGATGGCGGTGTATATGAGGTGGACAAGAATGACTTCAGCCTGACGATCGCCGGCAAACACATCACTTTTGACGCGGTTTTCATCGGCATACACGGCACGCCGGGAGAAGACGGGCGCCTGCAGGGCTATTTCGAGATGCTGGACATCCCCTATACCAGCTGCGGCCTGGTGGCATCCGCGCTGACGTTCAACAAAAGCTATTGCAACAAGGTAGTGGCTGCGCTGGATGTGGTGAAGGTATCCCGCTCCATACACATATTCCGCAATAAACCGTACGACACCGCGGAGATCCTGCAAAAGCTCCGCCTGCCGGTATTCGTAAAGCCCGCCGAAGGGGGCAGCAGCATAGGCATGAGCAAGGTAGCGAAGGCGGAGGAACTGGAGCCCGCGATCCAAAAGGCCTTCGCGGAAGACAGCCAGGTGCTCATCGAAGAGTTCATCAAAGGTACGGAAGTGACCTGCGGACTTTTCTTTGCACAGGGAGAGATGCATGTATTGCCGCTGACGGAGATCCGCAGCACGAAAGATTTCTTTGATTTCGAGGCGAAATACACGCCGGGCATCAGCCAGGAGATCACGCCGGCCGAAATACCGGAAACAGCGGCGGAGCTGATCCGCACGGCAGCGAAGGAGCTTTATCACCGGCTGAACTGCCGGGGCATTGTGCGGGCAGACTTCATCCTGGAAGAGGGCACCGGCGAGGTGTACTTCCTGGAGGTGAACACCATGCCCGGCCAGAGCGAGAACAGCATCGTTCCGCAGCAGGTGAGGGCAGCGGGTATGACGTTGCAGGCGTTTTACGGCATGCTTATTGAAGAATGCCTGACCTGA